In a single window of the Streptomyces cinnabarinus genome:
- the hemG gene encoding protoporphyrinogen oxidase: MHAAGTDSGTSAEHGQVVVIGAGIAGLAAAHRLLAEGRRVTVLEAADRVGGKLLPGEIEGVRVDLGAESMLARRPEAVALAREVGLDDRLQPPAVATASLWTRGALRPMPKGHVMGVPGTAAALSGVLSDEGLARIERDAELPRTEVGEDVAVGAYVAERLGREVVDRLVEPLLGGVYAGDAYRISLRSAVPQLFQAARTHDSLTEAVREIQAKAAANQQQSGPVFMGIQGGIGTLPLAVAESVRARGGEIVTGAPVTGLRRAPDGWRIVTGDRTLRADAVVLAVPAPVAADLLRAEAPAAAAELTAVEYASMALITLVYRRAGTALPEGSGFLVPPVDGHTIKASTFASRKWGWIAEEDPDLLVLRTSVGRYGETEILQRDDAALVDVSRHDLKAATGLDAAPVATRVTRWTDGLPQYPVGHHARVARVRDHIGRVPGLALCGAAYDGVGIPACIASAYAAVDQIQGDLRAVQELTANPVQSLHGGAGE, encoded by the coding sequence ATGCACGCAGCGGGCACGGATTCGGGCACTTCAGCGGAACACGGACAGGTCGTCGTCATCGGCGCCGGGATCGCCGGCCTCGCCGCCGCCCACCGGCTGCTCGCCGAGGGCAGACGGGTGACCGTGCTGGAGGCGGCGGACCGGGTCGGCGGCAAGCTGCTGCCCGGCGAGATCGAGGGCGTCCGCGTGGACCTCGGCGCCGAGTCGATGCTCGCGCGCCGCCCCGAGGCCGTCGCTCTCGCCCGCGAGGTCGGCCTCGACGACCGCCTCCAGCCGCCCGCCGTCGCCACCGCCTCCCTGTGGACCCGAGGCGCCCTGCGCCCCATGCCCAAGGGCCATGTCATGGGCGTCCCCGGCACCGCCGCGGCTCTGTCCGGCGTGCTCTCCGACGAGGGCCTCGCCCGGATCGAGCGGGACGCCGAACTGCCCCGGACCGAGGTCGGCGAGGACGTGGCGGTCGGGGCGTACGTCGCCGAGCGGCTGGGCCGGGAGGTCGTCGACCGTCTCGTCGAGCCGCTGCTCGGCGGGGTGTACGCGGGCGACGCCTACCGCATCTCGCTGCGCTCGGCCGTACCGCAGCTCTTCCAGGCGGCGCGGACCCATGACTCGCTGACCGAGGCGGTCCGTGAGATCCAGGCCAAGGCCGCCGCCAACCAGCAGCAGTCCGGCCCGGTGTTCATGGGCATCCAGGGCGGCATCGGCACCCTTCCGCTCGCCGTCGCGGAGTCGGTGCGGGCCCGGGGCGGCGAGATCGTCACCGGCGCCCCGGTGACCGGGCTGCGCCGCGCGCCGGACGGCTGGCGGATCGTCACCGGCGACCGGACGCTGCGCGCGGACGCCGTCGTCCTCGCCGTACCCGCCCCGGTCGCCGCCGACCTGCTGCGCGCCGAGGCCCCGGCCGCCGCGGCCGAGCTGACCGCCGTCGAGTACGCCTCCATGGCCCTGATCACCCTCGTCTACCGCCGCGCCGGGACCGCGCTCCCCGAGGGCAGCGGATTCCTGGTGCCGCCCGTCGACGGCCACACCATCAAGGCTTCCACCTTCGCCTCCCGGAAGTGGGGCTGGATCGCCGAGGAGGACCCGGACCTGCTGGTGCTGCGCACCTCCGTCGGACGCTACGGCGAGACCGAGATCCTCCAGCGGGACGACGCCGCCCTCGTCGACGTCTCCCGGCACGACCTCAAGGCGGCCACCGGCCTCGACGCAGCGCCCGTCGCCACCCGCGTCACCCGCTGGACCGACGGACTGCCCCAGTACCCCGTCGGCCACCACGCGCGCGTGGCGCGGGTCCGCGACCACATCGGCCGCGTCCCGGGCCTGGCCCTGTGCGGCGCCGCCTACGACGGTGTGGGCATCCCGGCGTGCATCGCGAGCGCGTACGCCGCCGTCGACCAGATCCAGGGTGACCTGCGCGCAGTGCAGGAGCTCACCGCCAACCCGGTGCAGAGTCTGCACGGAGGAGCAGGAGAATGA
- a CDS encoding rhomboid family intramembrane serine protease, whose amino-acid sequence MVIPVHDVNPVRGTPWVTYGLIAANVLVFLVMPGTFATAGESRLSQICQLHAFLDHYAAVPRELIHDQLPGLVPTGEVAGGPQGPGCVIGEPGYDKSPILSVFTAMFLHGGWLHLLGNMLFLLIFGNNIEDRMGHVRFLLFYVVCGYAAGYGFAYLNDDSGDPLIGASGAVAGVLGAYLVLYPKARVWVLVPFLIFLPLRLPAWLVLGFWFVLQAVYSSGEGVSGAGTVAYTAHVVGFLAGMLLAWPLKPGTPPPPEPRGLLFGRRARPRYPG is encoded by the coding sequence GTGGTCATTCCCGTCCATGACGTGAACCCCGTACGGGGCACCCCCTGGGTGACGTACGGTCTGATCGCCGCGAACGTCCTCGTCTTCCTCGTCATGCCCGGCACGTTCGCCACCGCCGGGGAGAGCCGGCTGTCCCAGATCTGCCAGCTGCACGCGTTCCTGGACCACTACGCGGCGGTGCCGCGGGAGTTGATCCACGATCAGCTGCCCGGCCTGGTCCCGACCGGCGAGGTCGCGGGCGGCCCCCAGGGTCCCGGCTGTGTCATCGGCGAGCCGGGCTACGACAAGTCACCGATCCTGTCGGTGTTCACGGCGATGTTCCTGCACGGCGGCTGGCTGCACCTGCTGGGCAACATGCTGTTCCTGCTGATCTTCGGCAACAACATCGAGGACCGCATGGGCCATGTGCGGTTCCTGCTGTTCTACGTCGTCTGCGGCTACGCGGCCGGTTACGGCTTCGCGTACCTCAACGACGACTCGGGCGACCCCCTGATCGGCGCCTCGGGTGCCGTCGCGGGGGTGCTGGGCGCCTATCTGGTGCTGTATCCGAAGGCCAGGGTGTGGGTGCTGGTGCCGTTCCTGATCTTCCTGCCGCTGCGGCTGCCGGCCTGGCTGGTGCTGGGGTTCTGGTTCGTGCTCCAGGCGGTGTACTCGTCCGGCGAGGGAGTCTCCGGCGCCGGCACGGTCGCGTACACCGCGCATGTCGTCGGCTTCCTCGCGGGCATGCTGCTCGCCTGGCCGCTGAAACCGGGCACCCCACCGCCACCGGAGCCGCGCGGCCTGCTGTTCGGCAGACGGGCCCGGCCCCGGTACCCGGGGTGA
- a CDS encoding FAD-dependent oxidoreductase, whose amino-acid sequence MSMSFGRGTRERLVVIGGDAAGMSAASQARRMKCAGELEIVAFERGNFSSYSACGIPYWVGGDVSAREELIARTPEQHRARDIDLRMRTEVMEIDVAGQRVRARAVDSGAESWTSYDRLVIATGARPIRPELPGVDAPGVHGVQTLDDGQVLIDTLARTRGRRAVVVGAGYIGVEMAEALINRGYEVTVVNRGKEPMSTLDPDMGRLVHEAMSGLGITMVDDAEVTEILTGDDGRARAVATGDAEYPADVVVLGIGVRPETTLARAAGLPLGSHQGLLTDLGMRVRGHANIWAGGDCVEVLDLVSGQQRYIALGTHANKHGQVIGTNAGGGYATFPGVVGTAVSKVCDLEIARTGLREKDADRVGLQYVTATIESTGRAGYYPGASPMTVKMLAERRTGRLLGVQIVGREGAAKRVDIAAVALTAGMTVEQMTALDLGYAPPFSPVWDPVLVAARKASKAVAHGA is encoded by the coding sequence ATGAGCATGAGCTTCGGGCGGGGTACACGGGAACGGCTGGTCGTGATCGGTGGCGACGCCGCGGGCATGTCCGCGGCGTCGCAGGCGCGCCGGATGAAGTGCGCCGGGGAACTGGAGATCGTGGCCTTCGAGCGCGGCAACTTCTCCTCCTACTCGGCGTGCGGCATCCCGTACTGGGTGGGCGGCGACGTCTCCGCGCGGGAGGAGCTGATCGCCCGGACGCCCGAGCAGCACCGCGCGCGGGACATCGATCTGCGCATGCGCACCGAGGTCATGGAGATCGACGTGGCGGGGCAGCGGGTGCGCGCGCGTGCCGTCGATTCCGGGGCCGAGTCCTGGACGTCGTACGACAGACTCGTGATCGCCACCGGTGCCCGGCCGATCCGGCCGGAGCTGCCGGGTGTCGACGCGCCGGGGGTGCACGGCGTGCAGACGCTGGACGACGGGCAGGTGCTGATCGACACGCTGGCACGCACGCGTGGGCGGCGCGCGGTGGTGGTCGGGGCCGGGTACATCGGGGTGGAGATGGCCGAGGCGCTCATCAACCGCGGCTACGAGGTGACCGTCGTCAACCGCGGCAAGGAGCCGATGTCCACGCTCGACCCGGACATGGGCCGGCTGGTGCACGAGGCCATGTCGGGGCTCGGCATCACCATGGTCGACGACGCCGAGGTCACCGAGATCCTCACCGGTGACGACGGACGGGCCCGCGCGGTGGCGACCGGGGACGCCGAGTACCCGGCGGACGTCGTGGTCCTCGGCATCGGCGTCCGCCCGGAGACGACGCTGGCCCGGGCGGCGGGGCTCCCCCTCGGCAGTCACCAGGGGCTGCTGACGGACCTCGGGATGCGGGTGCGCGGCCACGCGAACATCTGGGCGGGCGGCGACTGCGTGGAGGTCCTCGACCTGGTCTCGGGCCAGCAGCGGTACATCGCCCTGGGCACCCACGCCAACAAGCACGGGCAGGTCATCGGCACCAACGCGGGCGGCGGCTACGCCACCTTCCCCGGTGTGGTCGGCACCGCGGTGAGCAAGGTCTGCGACCTGGAGATCGCCCGCACGGGCCTGCGCGAGAAGGACGCCGACCGCGTCGGCCTCCAGTACGTCACCGCCACCATCGAGTCGACCGGCAGGGCCGGTTACTACCCCGGCGCCTCCCCCATGACGGTGAAGATGCTCGCCGAGCGCCGCACGGGCCGCCTGCTGGGCGTCCAGATCGTCGGCCGCGAGGGCGCGGCCAAGCGGGTCGACATCGCGGCAGTGGCCCTTACCGCAGGCATGACGGTGGAGCAGATGACGGCCCTGGACCTGGGCTACGCCCCACCGTTCAGCCCGGTGTGGGACCCGGTACTCGTGGCAGCCAGAAAGGCGTCAAAGGCGGTGGCGCACGGCGCCTAA
- the hemE gene encoding uroporphyrinogen decarboxylase codes for MSAHETTPTVTHDSAFMKACRREPVPHTPVWFMRQAGRSLPEYRKVREGIPMLESCMRPELVTEITLQPVRRHNVDAAIYFSDIVVPLKAIGIDLDIKPGVGPVVEKPIRSRADLAQLRDLTPEDVSYVTEAIGLLTRELGTTPLIGFAGAPFTLASYLVEGGPSRTYENAKAMMYGDPELWADLLDRLAEITAAFLKVQIEAGASAVQLFDSWAGALAPADYRRSVMPASAKVFKAVEGYGVPRIHFGVGTGELLGLMGEAGADVVGVDWRVRLDEAARRVGPGKALQGNLDPTVLFASTEAVETRTQEVLDAAAGLEGHVFNLGHGVMPNTDPDSLTRLVEYVHTRTAR; via the coding sequence GTGAGTGCACACGAGACGACGCCGACCGTTACGCATGACTCCGCCTTCATGAAGGCCTGCCGCCGGGAACCCGTGCCGCACACGCCGGTGTGGTTCATGCGGCAGGCCGGGCGCTCGTTGCCGGAGTACCGCAAGGTGCGCGAGGGGATTCCGATGCTGGAGTCCTGCATGCGCCCCGAGCTGGTCACCGAGATCACTCTGCAGCCGGTGCGCCGCCACAACGTGGACGCGGCGATCTACTTCAGCGACATCGTCGTCCCCCTCAAGGCCATCGGCATCGACCTCGACATCAAGCCCGGCGTCGGCCCGGTCGTCGAGAAGCCGATCCGCAGCCGGGCGGACCTGGCCCAGCTGCGTGATCTGACCCCCGAGGACGTCTCCTACGTCACCGAGGCCATCGGCCTGCTCACCCGCGAACTCGGCACCACCCCCCTCATCGGTTTCGCGGGCGCGCCTTTCACCCTCGCGAGTTACCTCGTCGAGGGCGGTCCGTCGCGTACGTACGAGAACGCCAAGGCGATGATGTACGGCGACCCGGAGCTGTGGGCCGATCTGCTGGACCGGCTCGCGGAGATCACCGCCGCCTTCCTGAAGGTCCAGATCGAGGCCGGCGCCTCCGCGGTGCAGCTCTTCGACTCCTGGGCCGGCGCGCTCGCCCCCGCCGACTACCGCCGCTCGGTGATGCCCGCCTCCGCCAAGGTCTTCAAGGCCGTCGAGGGATACGGCGTCCCGCGCATCCACTTCGGCGTCGGCACCGGCGAACTGCTCGGCCTGATGGGCGAGGCCGGCGCGGACGTCGTCGGCGTCGACTGGCGGGTCCGGCTGGACGAGGCGGCCCGCCGGGTCGGCCCCGGCAAGGCGCTCCAGGGCAACCTCGACCCGACCGTGCTGTTCGCCTCCACCGAGGCCGTCGAGACCAGGACCCAGGAGGTCCTCGACGCGGCGGCGGGCCTGGAGGGCCATGTCTTCAACCTCGGCCACGGCGTCATGCCGAACACCGACCCGGACAGCCTGACCCGGCTCGTGGAGTACGTCCACACCCGCACCGCGCGCTGA
- a CDS encoding DUF4142 domain-containing protein encodes MRPRPPVPGRGILSGTGLIITGLTATLVALIVPIWSYADRSGTGLDVLNAETVSTEYGPLSGLDRDFITKVRLAGLWELPAGQQAQRKGGTAAVQTAGEHLVEGHTFLDERVRDVAAKLSLALPNEPNEQQRQWLGVLDSAEGAEYDWQFANLLRLAHGKVFSVVAQVRASTRNTLVRELADDANTTVLDHITVLEATGYVDFDALAREMAAGNTPPLTRSPAPPGPVTDPSPAIPVTPSPVPTPSYPLPPAASRPQES; translated from the coding sequence ATGCGACCGCGACCGCCCGTCCCCGGCCGGGGCATCCTCAGCGGAACCGGACTCATCATCACCGGCCTGACGGCGACCCTCGTGGCACTGATCGTCCCGATCTGGTCGTACGCCGACCGCTCCGGGACCGGTCTGGACGTCCTGAACGCCGAGACCGTGTCGACGGAGTACGGCCCCCTGTCGGGGCTGGACCGCGACTTCATCACCAAGGTCCGGCTGGCCGGACTGTGGGAGCTGCCCGCCGGTCAGCAGGCCCAGCGCAAGGGCGGCACGGCGGCGGTGCAGACGGCGGGGGAGCATCTCGTCGAGGGGCACACCTTCCTGGACGAGCGGGTCCGTGACGTCGCCGCCAAGCTCTCCCTGGCGCTGCCCAACGAGCCGAACGAGCAGCAGCGGCAGTGGCTCGGCGTGCTGGACTCCGCCGAGGGCGCCGAGTACGACTGGCAGTTCGCCAACCTGCTGCGGCTGGCGCACGGCAAGGTGTTCTCGGTGGTGGCCCAGGTCCGTGCGAGCACGCGCAACACGCTGGTCCGTGAGCTCGCCGACGACGCCAACACCACCGTGCTGGACCACATCACCGTCCTGGAGGCCACCGGGTACGTCGACTTCGACGCCCTGGCCCGGGAGATGGCCGCCGGGAACACTCCCCCGCTCACCCGTTCCCCGGCACCGCCGGGACCGGTGACCGACCCCTCCCCCGCGATCCCCGTGACCCCCTCGCCGGTGCCGACGCCGTCGTACCCCCTGCCGCCCGCAGCCAGCCGCCCTCAGGAGTCCTGA
- a CDS encoding TIGR04222 domain-containing membrane protein: protein MFWVLLLLLAWAVAGTACTRLCLAAVHAAAADVNAGREHDLTLYEAAFLSGGPRRVADLTLVSMARQRRLLLARTGWATVVDPRGRDDIERSVIGAIGPEGQSRIEPVRDAAAGAEAVGSLADRLVRAGLAVPDGARGGTAAAVRQVQAAAAAVLVLGATALLMPGAADLPRHLVALWFGLPLALTLSCLAIARVEIHPYSRWASPAGQRLLGTLARHTAAGDDRRYLTTVAVRGVRAIGEPDLRAAFEHREPLRRD, encoded by the coding sequence ATGTTCTGGGTCCTTCTCCTGCTCCTGGCCTGGGCCGTCGCCGGCACCGCCTGCACCCGGCTGTGCCTGGCCGCCGTACACGCGGCGGCCGCGGATGTGAACGCCGGCCGGGAACACGATCTGACGCTGTACGAGGCCGCGTTCCTGTCCGGCGGCCCCCGCCGGGTCGCCGATCTGACCCTGGTCTCCATGGCCCGCCAGCGCCGGCTGCTGCTGGCCCGTACGGGCTGGGCGACGGTCGTCGACCCGCGCGGCCGGGACGACATCGAACGGTCCGTCATAGGGGCCATCGGGCCCGAGGGGCAGTCCCGGATCGAGCCGGTGCGGGACGCCGCGGCCGGTGCGGAGGCGGTGGGCAGCCTCGCCGACCGGCTCGTGCGGGCGGGCCTCGCGGTGCCGGACGGCGCCCGCGGCGGGACAGCGGCCGCGGTACGGCAGGTGCAGGCCGCCGCGGCGGCCGTCCTCGTGCTGGGCGCGACCGCGCTGCTGATGCCCGGCGCCGCCGACCTGCCCCGGCATCTGGTCGCCCTCTGGTTCGGGCTGCCGCTCGCGCTCACCCTGAGCTGTCTGGCCATAGCCCGGGTCGAGATCCACCCGTACTCGCGCTGGGCCTCCCCGGCCGGGCAGCGGCTGCTGGGCACCCTCGCCCGGCACACGGCCGCCGGGGACGACCGCCGGTATCTCACCACGGTCGCCGTCCGTGGCGTCCGCGCGATCGGGGAGCCCGACCTGCGGGCCGCCTTCGAGCACCGCGAGCCCCTCCGGCGCGACTGA
- a CDS encoding alpha/beta hydrolase: MRAPALYSAAGSLLLTTLAAAPADGAEAVPGLAELRGTAVAAERAKDAGIRFGSCSKEQDMPGSLRCGTVSVPLDYANPNGRQIKLTVSRVLATHKDPHNSKRRVPRQGALVFNPGGPGASGTYFPLIGLMPEWKRIGAAYDLVGYAPRGVGDSAPLSCQDPKRFFKGPSQAPIHPSESYKRERIAQAKAYARGCAQRSGSALRHYHSLNNARDLDVLRAALGEDKLTFMGASYGTYYGALYATLFPSHVRRMVFDAAVNPEPEQIWYRNNLDQSAAFESRWADLREWIAKHHKVYGLGNTPAKVLRSYLRASARLAAEPAGGKVGPGQLHGAFLQAGYYDDYWPLRAEALSAYLKGDPQPLIDIAAPVTEAAAEAENSKAVYTAVECNDGPWPTEWRVWDRDNTRLARVAPFETWDNVWANLPCAYWPGPRQSPIDVRTGPGELPPTLILAAEWDAAAPYEGALELHRRLWHSVLVTERDAGTHGIGGGPNKCVNAHLDAYLLEGRLPVRRAACAPHPEPRPETS; encoded by the coding sequence ATGAGAGCCCCCGCCCTCTACTCGGCCGCCGGGTCGTTGCTCCTGACCACCCTCGCCGCCGCCCCCGCCGACGGCGCGGAGGCCGTGCCCGGCCTGGCCGAGCTGCGCGGCACCGCGGTGGCCGCCGAGCGCGCGAAGGACGCCGGCATCCGCTTCGGCTCCTGCTCCAAGGAGCAGGACATGCCGGGCAGCCTCCGCTGCGGCACGGTGAGCGTCCCGCTGGACTACGCGAATCCGAACGGCAGGCAGATCAAGCTGACGGTCAGCCGGGTCCTGGCCACCCACAAGGACCCGCACAACAGCAAGCGCCGGGTGCCCCGGCAGGGCGCGCTGGTCTTCAACCCGGGCGGCCCCGGCGCCTCGGGCACGTACTTCCCGCTGATCGGCCTGATGCCCGAGTGGAAGCGCATCGGGGCCGCCTACGACCTCGTCGGCTACGCCCCGCGCGGGGTGGGCGACAGCGCGCCGCTGTCCTGCCAGGACCCCAAGAGGTTCTTCAAGGGCCCGTCCCAGGCGCCCATCCACCCCTCGGAGTCGTACAAGCGCGAGCGCATCGCGCAGGCGAAGGCGTACGCCCGCGGCTGCGCCCAGCGCTCCGGCAGCGCGCTCAGGCACTACCACTCCCTCAACAACGCCCGTGACCTGGACGTCCTGCGGGCCGCGCTGGGCGAGGACAAGCTGACGTTCATGGGCGCCTCGTACGGCACGTACTACGGCGCGCTGTACGCGACGCTCTTCCCCTCGCATGTGCGGCGGATGGTGTTCGACGCCGCCGTGAACCCGGAGCCGGAGCAGATCTGGTACCGCAACAACCTCGACCAGTCAGCGGCGTTCGAGAGCCGCTGGGCGGACCTGCGGGAGTGGATCGCCAAGCACCACAAGGTGTACGGCCTGGGCAACACCCCGGCGAAGGTGCTGCGCAGCTACCTCAGGGCGAGCGCGCGGCTCGCCGCCGAGCCCGCGGGCGGCAAGGTGGGTCCGGGGCAGCTGCACGGGGCCTTCCTCCAGGCCGGGTACTACGACGACTACTGGCCGCTGCGCGCGGAGGCGCTGTCGGCGTACCTCAAGGGCGATCCGCAGCCGCTGATCGACATCGCGGCACCGGTGACGGAGGCGGCCGCCGAGGCGGAGAACAGCAAGGCGGTCTACACGGCCGTCGAGTGCAATGACGGGCCCTGGCCGACCGAGTGGCGGGTGTGGGACCGGGACAACACGCGGCTCGCGCGGGTGGCGCCGTTCGAGACGTGGGACAACGTGTGGGCGAATCTGCCCTGCGCGTACTGGCCCGGGCCGCGTCAGTCGCCCATTGATGTGCGCACCGGTCCCGGTGAGCTGCCGCCGACGCTGATCCTCGCCGCCGAGTGGGATGCCGCGGCACCGTATGAGGGGGCGCTGGAGCTGCATCGGCGGTTGTGGCACTCGGTGTTGGTGACCGAGCGGGACGCGGGGACGCACGGGATCGGGGGCGGGCCCAACAAGTGCGTCAACGCCCATCTGGACGCGTACCTGCTGGAAGGGCGGCTCCCGGTGCGGCGCGCCGCGTGCGCGCCGCACCCGGAGCCTCGCCCCGAGACGTCCTAG
- a CDS encoding DUF4349 domain-containing protein — MRSRRSVRPVHAVTGLLLAAALALTGCSGAADSSDSGGSNEAAKSQADSAAGAGAEDSGADKATAPPKVTASHIIRTASLTVQVKDVPKALDEARTTVENAGGYVGNETTSLDGKGRERTRVVLRVPVDSYADVLADLEGTGKLIDRTAKAQDVTEQVVDVESRITSQRASVARIRELMDQATKLSDVVTLEGELSTRQADLEALLARQASLKDRTSLATITLSLSETPVKKAVAEDDDPGVVDALTGGWDAFVTMLRWIVMAAAAVLPFAAGAALLIVLWLRLVHPRLNRRSEPAPATTALGPLPTTRQAPEPSREED; from the coding sequence ATGCGCTCACGACGTTCCGTTCGACCCGTCCATGCCGTCACCGGTCTGCTGCTGGCCGCAGCCCTGGCGCTGACCGGATGCAGCGGCGCCGCCGACTCCAGTGACTCCGGCGGCAGCAACGAGGCCGCCAAGTCCCAGGCGGACAGCGCCGCGGGCGCCGGGGCCGAGGACTCCGGTGCCGACAAGGCGACCGCCCCGCCGAAGGTGACCGCGAGCCACATCATCCGTACGGCCTCGCTGACCGTTCAGGTCAAGGACGTACCGAAGGCCCTCGACGAGGCCCGCACCACCGTCGAGAACGCGGGCGGCTACGTCGGCAACGAGACGACCTCCCTCGACGGCAAGGGCAGGGAGCGCACCCGGGTCGTGCTGCGGGTGCCCGTCGACTCCTACGCGGACGTCCTCGCCGATCTGGAGGGCACCGGCAAGCTGATCGACCGCACGGCGAAGGCGCAGGACGTCACCGAGCAGGTGGTCGACGTGGAGAGCCGCATCACCTCGCAGCGGGCCAGTGTGGCCCGGATCCGGGAGCTGATGGACCAGGCCACCAAGCTGAGCGATGTGGTCACGCTGGAGGGCGAGCTGAGCACCCGCCAGGCGGACCTGGAGGCGCTGCTCGCCCGGCAGGCCTCCCTGAAGGACCGCACGAGCCTGGCCACCATCACCCTGTCGCTGTCCGAGACGCCGGTGAAGAAGGCGGTCGCCGAGGACGACGACCCGGGGGTCGTGGACGCGCTGACGGGCGGCTGGGACGCCTTCGTGACGATGCTGCGGTGGATCGTCATGGCCGCGGCGGCGGTCCTGCCGTTCGCCGCCGGTGCGGCCCTGCTGATCGTGCTCTGGCTCCGCCTGGTCCACCCGCGCCTGAACCGCCGCTCCGAGCCCGCGCCCGCGACGACCGCGCTCGGCCCGCTCCCGACGACTCGGCAGGCACCGGAGCCGAGTCGCGAGGAGGACTGA
- the hemQ gene encoding hydrogen peroxide-dependent heme synthase gives MSDDAPTTESGRVPNKGKLAKDLNEVIRYTLWSVFKLKDVLPEDRGGYADEVQELFDQLAAKDVTIRGTYDLSGLRADADVMIWWHAETSDQLQEAYNLFRRTKLGRALEPVWSNMALHRPAEFNRSHIPAFLADETPRDYVSVYPFVRSYDWYLLPDEDRRRMLADHGKMARGYPDVRANTVASFSLGDYEWILAFEADELHRIVDLMRHLRASEARMHVREEVPFYTGRRKSVGDLVAELA, from the coding sequence ATGAGTGACGACGCCCCCACCACCGAGTCCGGCAGGGTCCCGAACAAGGGCAAGCTGGCCAAGGACCTCAACGAGGTCATCCGCTACACCCTCTGGTCCGTCTTCAAGCTGAAGGACGTCCTCCCCGAGGACCGCGGCGGTTACGCCGACGAGGTCCAGGAGCTGTTCGACCAGCTCGCCGCCAAGGACGTGACGATCCGCGGCACCTACGACCTGTCCGGGCTGCGCGCCGACGCCGACGTCATGATCTGGTGGCACGCCGAGACCAGCGACCAGCTCCAGGAGGCGTACAACCTCTTCCGCCGCACGAAGCTCGGCCGCGCGCTGGAGCCGGTCTGGTCGAACATGGCGCTGCACCGTCCCGCCGAGTTCAACCGCTCGCACATCCCGGCGTTCCTCGCCGACGAGACGCCCCGCGACTACGTCAGCGTGTACCCCTTCGTGCGCTCCTACGACTGGTACCTGCTGCCCGACGAGGACCGCCGCCGGATGCTCGCCGACCACGGCAAGATGGCCCGCGGCTACCCCGACGTCCGGGCCAACACCGTCGCCTCGTTCTCCCTCGGCGACTACGAGTGGATCCTCGCCTTCGAGGCGGACGAACTGCACCGCATCGTCGACCTGATGCGTCACCTGCGTGCCTCGGAGGCCCGTATGCACGTCCGCGAGGAGGTCCCGTTCTACACGGGCCGCAGGAAGTCGGTCGGCGACCTGGTCGCAGAGCTGGCCTAG